The Argentina anserina chromosome 5, drPotAnse1.1, whole genome shotgun sequence genome includes the window GATGAAGATACAAGTAATAAATCCAGTTCTGGATCTGCAGTGTCTAACACTGAAAGCTGTGCACACTTTGGGAGTGTAGATGCAAGTGATTTGACAGGTTGGATACTTGTGACAATTTATAATCAGTCAGATGTAATCAATCAGATGCTTTAAATTTATATGCTTGTCCATTCATCTGGGAATCTTTCTTATCACTAGAAGTGATAGATGTGCTGATAACTAGCTTCACCAATAGCTGAAAATGTTTTTCCTGACTTTCCTCAAATTTGGAGATGCATTTGCTAGTCTCTCAggaaatggtaaataggtgcTATATATTGAAACTTGAGTGTGATATCCTTAGTTACTTTTCATTTATTCAGAATCTCCTATTCAGGCAGTTGCCTATCATGCCATCTGTGAAATTATATTTCAGTTCATATGATATGGGATCAGTAATGTATGACATTAGAAATTTATGAAGGCAGTCAACTCTCAATTGACTTGGACTTGTCATGGGCTTAAATGGATTATCAAGGCTTTCCTTGTCTCTTACTGCAAATATAGCCGGTCGATTTACTGCTCAAATATACTTGAAGTTGAGGTCACAAAGAAATCAAATACAACTTACTTACATTCTCTTTGACTGCTTTGTCACAGGTCCTGCTCAGTCAATGGTGTGGGACTCAACAGTACCTTCTAGGAAAAGGACCTGCATCGGTCGTCCAAAGCAATCTCCTGTTGAAAAGCTCACAAAAGATCTCTATACTATTTTACATGAACAACAGTCTTCATACTTCTCTGGGTCTTCTGAAGAAGATCTACTTTTTGAGAGTGAAGCACCTATGGTCTCTGTTGAGATAGGACATGGAAGTGTCCTCATGAGGCATCCCAGCTCAATGATCCGAGAAGAGGAATCTGAAGCTAGCTCACTTTCAGTTGATAATGGGCAGTGCCATATGAATGAGGCTTATTCACGTTCTGCATCCCTTCTTGTATATAATAACAAGGGTTTAAGTATGTCCAGCACTATGATTGGAAAGATGAATAGCCCTGCAGGACAAGGGAAGCAACAAGAGCCACTGAAAAGGTAATATTCGAGCTTcctgtaaaataaattttgatttGCACTGTCAAATATGTCAGAACGACATGCACTAGTATGTGGCCCAACTAATCTGGGCGTATGTGATATCCAAAGCACAATATACAATAGATGTTTGTGTGGTTTTATTCAAATGTACCCATCTCTAAGTACCAAATATCCAATGTTCACGTGAGcctgaaatcattttaaagaGCTGGTAGCAGGATTTTGCACAAACTTCTGTTTACTGATACAAAAATGTATATGTAGCATTTACTTGCAGATACTATATGAGAAAGGAGatacaaaatatatttctGTCACCATAACTAACGGTAAGTAATTTGGAAATGCAGGGACAAGTCACAGGTGGACAACGTCCAAATCTTGGGAAACCATAATTCACCACTTCGTCACATAGATTTAAATGTAAGTTGCAAATTCTATGTTACGACCCATATGCAGTTTTTTGAATTATTTCAAAACAGCTTCATGACAAGTTGAAATGAAGGCTTAGTTACTGTGTGATTTTCATGTATGTGGAAATTGTCACTCCTATCCAACTCTATTTTACTGGACATTGTCATAGTGTGACCATACAGTGAATGCTTTTTGATAGTTTATTTAGGATTGtgtatttattttattcttattgTTATCTTTACAATTTCATAGTTGCTGCTTGAGTATTTGTTCATCTGATATTGAGTGCTTAGCATAGTTTGCATTCTCTTTGGTGTAGGATATTGTAAATTATGAAGAGTTCCTGAGGCAGTTGACAAATGAGGAGCAACAGCAGTTACTGAAGCATCTACCTCCAGTTGATGTCAAATTTCCTTATAGGTCAGAATCCTGACGATGCTTTGTTAGCATATATATGCTTCACCAGACATTATATCAATAGACCATTTAGAAGATATCACTGGTCTTGGCAATCTTGCTGATATAAACAGGATGTTTTGCATGTTAAACTTCAACTTGCACACAGACCTATCTTTCAACATTGCTCATGTTATTACAATTACCCTATGTGATTGAAGAAATACAACACGGTTTTTGCTTTTAGGAAAAACATGACATTGAACTTAGACATGATATATTAatgatggtttttttttccatgtgCAGCCTCAAAAATATGTTTGATAGTCCTCAGTTTAGAGAGAACTTATCTTCCTTTCAGCAACTGCTTGCAGAAGGAGTCTTTGATAACTCCCTCCCAGGGGCAAAATCTGAAGACTGTAGGACTTTGAAAAAGCTTGCACTATCCAATTCGTCAAAATGTAAATGGATTGAACGCTATCATCTTATCAAGGTGTGAGTTAATCTAACACGTACTGATATAAAAACATTCAAAGGGAAGTTACTCTAACAACAattgatttatatttttcacTACAGAAGTGTAAAACTACCCCGGGAAAATCTGTTGTCTCTGGATCTAACTTCACCACATCTAGTCATTTTCGACAAGTGAAGAGACTGCGGGACAGTGAGACTCAAAGTTTTCCAGGTTAGTGGAAAATATCTGATTACTTAGATTTAGTTGAATGGAGTTTATCCAAGATTTCTTTTCAAGGAAGAATCCTATAGATGATCAGACCATATTAAGTTTCTGCATCACAACATTGTTCTTTTCCCAGCCATTATATGATAACAAATTAGGGTATGAATGATCCATAATGTGTTCGTGTATATAGCACGCGTGTCATCACACACGCATCTACATTAGCAGCACCAAAGCTACTAAAAACCCTTGCTTGCACAATGACCTGTGGTAA containing:
- the LOC126795291 gene encoding GATA transcription factor 26; translated protein: MGKQGPCYHCGVTSTPLWRNGPPEKPVLCNACGSRWRTKGTLVNYTPLHARAEPDDYEDHRVSRMKSMSINKNKEVKLVKRKQHPDSVVVGADYSHGFRKAVDEDTSNKSSSGSAVSNTESCAHFGSVDASDLTGPAQSMVWDSTVPSRKRTCIGRPKQSPVEKLTKDLYTILHEQQSSYFSGSSEEDLLFESEAPMVSVEIGHGSVLMRHPSSMIREEESEASSLSVDNGQCHMNEAYSRSASLLVYNNKGLSMSSTMIGKMNSPAGQGKQQEPLKRDKSQVDNVQILGNHNSPLRHIDLNDIVNYEEFLRQLTNEEQQQLLKHLPPVDVKFPYSLKNMFDSPQFRENLSSFQQLLAEGVFDNSLPGAKSEDCRTLKKLALSNSSKCKWIERYHLIKKCKTTPGKSVVSGSNFTTSSHFRQVKRLRDSETQSFPDVKIVMKSPKRAIMKGGYENKDILDYDGSCFSPKSLFALPPDGSSLMLDSMSFVEESSDHDLLLDVPSHGSYPQAELLHPTSTFGSHQASTSSSSIYPHILHP